The following DNA comes from Miscanthus floridulus cultivar M001 chromosome 5, ASM1932011v1, whole genome shotgun sequence.
tacatttcattgaaggtgtagcaatttctgatggtgtgcctcccgttggggtgcaaagggcaacacatgttctcaatgtcgtcatatcttctgggcttgatgaatttctttgatttgtcagccattacTACCGTGTTGTCTagacctcgctttctctcctaATGTCTGTtatttcgaggattttgcctgtccgggttgtctctatTGTTCCTTTCTAGGAATCTCTCTTTCGTTTTTTCTTTCGccgtaatcatcttttctactattcttctaaattcttcattatttcttaggttttctttacagaagtcttggaattgccacctagccacgattccatgagagaaagcttcgattacttctcgttgtgtgatgtcatgtacttgagctcgtagttcgccaaatcatcgatagtaatttctgagactttcacctcctttctgcttgagtccttttaactctgcgtgggtgattggatgtgtaataattcccacaaaattttcacagaaagctctttgtaagtcttcccaatttctgattgatccgggatttaatttgtcaaaccattgaagcggcatggtttctagggccatgggaaagaacaaggttttgatgtcattgtctcctccagctagttcgatcgattgtgagtaaatcctgagccattgctttggtttggtcttgccgttgtatttggagtggttggacggcttgaatttgtgaggtagtcAAATCaatgcaagtctgtttgcaaaatagggaaatctatcgtgtgttctggcttctgtatattcagATTCTATGCCGCCTTCTTGCCAGCTGTCGTCTTGgtaagagtagttttgtgtggccgtccgagtaggtgctctgctcatgtcctttcttggttgctcgactcggttattttgactgtgattCCTATGGCttcctccgttgtgacttccacttggtcctagtctttcgaaagcagacttcctttgattttggtcttcctgttcatgagatgttgcctttccGTCGCTCATTTTAAAAATTGTTGATCGGAGGAAATCTCGAAgctgttcttgtttctcattggggtgtgaggtcgccctgagttcttatAGTGCCTCCcagatcttatcgtagggagtactcgccgctcgtccttcttcgatttcttgttctgattttcttctattatactcaactaggtctgattcatatttgttccaagtgtctttccgctgttttgCACGGCGTTGTCGTccctgtttcaatttgttctttctttctcttgcttgcctttggctcttagtctcaccatcgtatccctagataaatggtgatatattggactcggattcatccgaagaccttacgtcgggtgcttctagggtgatcaatggtgatcgaggatggcgaatcataagtacttctctagcgtgagttgttctgtcatcattGTTGATTTCTGTACTGGCAGAGCTATTGATGACTTCAGTGGAGGTTTCAAAAtcatagatggaatctccttcttggtagggtagaattgttgttgccgtgtcatcgactagttgggtgtcgtcatcctcaggaacggtatctgaccagtgaatgatgcagtcctgagatgttatggttaaaacaagaccttcctgggctcccttcagtggcattctaagcatgggataagtggatccttcgtgccacgtctgataggatgttgccatgttgtggagtctgaacggAAGAAGACCCGACTTCTTTAAGGTATTCTGGGCGTAtttcgagtagtattcttgacaaGTTGACGTCATGTCctagagctttgtcagaaaagaactcggtcttctgaaagaactcggataagacttcgttttgaaagcggaacttgagtttgaatcggatatgTGATGTTGCGAGAACTGATTCGGATTGAGCTGTGTGAATCTTTCAAAAAACTGATCTGTCATTATCATTGAAATAGGATGATCCTGATGATGACCTAATTCttcaaggagacggccttggagcttgccgtcgtcgcctaccttgcagatccatgaaccgaagatgaagatcgatccctttgagaagatcatgctgtcgaggtccatcaagctctcggatgcaaagtcgccgaaagcctctacctggcgcgccagctgtcgatgttttaccaccgatagcctgccatgggggtacccggggcagtatgtttgggcttcggcgtatgctgaactcaatagttaacgcaagagacaatcgatttatcctggtttggaccctcgatctttgatcgagtaatagccctacgtctagtcgacgttagccttttgcgttggattgattgtaaagtgttgtgttgcgtacaattgttctctgatcTCCCCTAATccaaggtgccctgccctcctttatatagttatgATGCCaggatcctagttggtttacaatgagagtttctagtaggattacagagtaatgctactactaagatttacagGAGGAGAATCCttattggactaggtcttcttccttccttgcggggtatcctgtgggtcctatACCGacagctatatggctctggctttagctcagtatgaggaccttttctggcttgttagtggttaccattattggcgtaagaatggcttgacgaatcgggtatagtgcagcctctatcctcatgtgtataggctgcatgtcaatgtgccatcgggaaggggggctctacatctgtttgccgagtgaacctaatggccctaacttgttagatgaacctttgaaaggcttcatagtgacccctgcctactcaccttggaagtgttttgggagtaattaacccaggcatatgggtatcatgactcacagtcaaagtgtacaacctctacagagtgtaaaactggtatatcagccatgctcatggtcacgagcggccttggaacccttatggaatagatgaacactaagtattacttgtttatgctattcattattcatgtttacatttgatcatgtgttttgcactgggaattgaaacaacttgttgctactcttaagctaaaattgtgacaactaaaagctgaatgttgttaaacctgtgtcaagccttttgagcctcatgaaccccgtgttacacttgttgagtacgacatgtacttacgcttgtttatttttattatttggataaaaatctcggatgagtAACAGATGACTAtaggtatgatgattttcctgaggacttctaaacttgtggtcaaccagtcgacgtccctgtgaaacggaacttccacgagagatcttttcttactaacgctatatttatgtgataactctgtcttatttgtgatgtaataagcacttgtgatgatactatttataatttgtcaacttatgtgtatgactgatctctgggcgcacataataTTTTacactccattttatccttaaaattgggtgtgacacttgTGAGCTTTGGAGCTTTGTGCTTTTcgctactagcatgtgtaggagctccccggtgcttgaagtactagtggcataggtttgtgtgaccttgctcctgaaattagttaggtgagctctaactagcctaacaccttagttgcttgtttagggtctttttaaggtgcttgataacttagatagaggggtatagtcttggctagaccgttagatttaattctgcatttgtttcggttagtcgatgtgattaattttagaaatgactattcactctcctctagtccgtcatctcgaccctacacagtTCGAGCTGATCAGGGAAACAGAGGGGCGCATACGGCTCCGTGTGTGGGCGGGCGACGTGGGTGGGGCGAGTCATCCAGGCAGCGCGAAATTCGAGCAGCCAGGGCACATTGCATAGAACAAGAGCGGGAAACGGAGAGCAATCGCGGACGTCCGAACACACATGTCCGTATGGACGTCCGGGCAGTAGCACTTCCTTGGTACTAGTCACAGTTCTTCCAACCACCCTCATTGTATTAAAATGCAGATTCCGCAAAACTGTCTTTTTTTTCTCTATTTCTAGAGTTTCTCAGGAAAATCGGGCCAAATGACACAATATGCAAAAACTGGAAAATTTATGACCCAGTTATGTTATTGCAACGGTGTTAAATAAGTTACAATGTCCGCTGGCAAGCCTAGAAATTACTGGATTAATTAAGAGAAAATCCTACATTGTTGGAAGCTAGCTAGGGTGTAGAACTACATTGTTGGAACCTAGTACACAACTATATAGAACTTGTGTAGGTTTTATAAGCGGTTTTAGAGCGTATAATTTTGAAGTGGCCTAATTCACTCCTCTCTTAGGCTCTTATATATTATATTAACCGTCTCGGTCCTTGCATTATCTTTAAACCCTCATCAGATGTGAAAAAGATTACATCCAAGCATGTTTTTGTACTAGCGAGAACAACTTTATGAATATATTAACTGATAGATAGATAGCAGTTCAACTACTTCAACATGAACCCGTTGATAATAATGGTATACCACAAGCGAATTACATTGACAGTTTGACACATTAACAAAGAAGACCTGCATAGCCTAACCTCAAAATAATCCTGACAGAACGCAGCACCAGGAAAACATGACTTAACTAGCAAGGCACTGACCAATAAACATAAACTCCCATCTTACAACACCAGCATCCTGGCCATTTTCGCCTTGCTAAGCCTTCACACCCAGTGTCAGCTTTGCTTGGTCGTCAACTATCACGACACATCGTGCAAGTGGAATGCTGCCATCAGATCCAACTGTCACATTACAGTCACTGGAATCAAGCAACGTTAGTTTTTCTTGACCCATATGTTCCATATGGGCAAAGAATAGACCACGAAAATCACTCGATCCTTCTTAGTGATGTATCTCAATGGTTGCCTCCAATGGCACTTTCAGATGTGAGTATTTTAGCTCAATTGTGTTCGGCTTAGTTGACACTATACGGGTCTGGACCTGGCCTGCAGAACTTCTTGCACCGTAGCTATTGTTGTCGTATCTAAAAATTGCAGCACTTAAAAGTTTTTCCTCTGATGGGCTGCTGCCAATGACTCTGAGCTCAACCACAAACTCTGGAGCGTCAATCAATGCAATAGCACGGCTAGGACCTGTCAGCTCCAAGAAGGGATCCTGCGACGGGGTTTAAGCCGCCAGTCCAAATCTCCGGTGTTTTGCGATAAAATAAATAAAGGGAGCAGACTATAACAAACTTAATTGCTAAAATAACACCACAGGCAGCAAACGTTAAAACAATGACTGGGACAATACTAATAAACAGAAACACACTGAGAAAATGGATAAGTGCCTCTTTACGTACACCTTTAAACATCTAACATTGGTCGGCTATGCGAATATTTATCAATTTTTTTATTGCGAACATGTATCACTTTAAGAACAAACCAACTAATTAAATCCATGGAGTCCCCTATCTAGGATTCCAGGAAGGTAATTTGTTGGTGACTACAGAAACTTTAAGGCATGTGCATGATCAAGCAATAATATTCCAAATGACTTAATAAACGGACGTCATTGGCACTTGTGGTGCACACGTGGACTATTATTATAGTAGCAGATCGCAGATTTTGCTGTCTGAATTACTTGGCTGGTTGATGACAGCCACAGATTGAAGTATATTTCAGGACACACATGGTGAACCAAGATTCTTGCCCGCTGAAATTTGTTATAGACTGTAGTATGCTAACTATTCAGATATGCAGTTGATGCTTAATGGACAGGAGTGACAGAGCAGAATAGCTCTAGCCTCTAGGCTATCATACATACATACCTCTGCGGTGAGGACTTGGCGCGCAGTTTTCCTTGGAACGACGGAAAAGCATGTTGCCCTTAGAATCCATCGAGTCCCGCACAGCGACGAGGCCGAAGACACGAAGCGGCCACTCGAGACCTTCCTTGATCTCGGTAACCTTGAGCGAGAAGATCTCCAAGGCGTCGTAATCGATACCGCCGAAGCGGGGCGGCCCTGACTCTGTGTAGTGCTTGGGTCCAATTTCCGTCCCAGCTGGGGACCGAAACAGCAACAGCATAGTGGCTCGATTAACAAATCACTCCAATTTCATATGGAACGAACTTTGTAGATCGATTGAGTCATGTTATGTGGAGAGCGAGAAGACGAGAACTCACTGATTGCTTCCAAGGGACCGACGAACGGAGACATCACCTTCAACCAATTCTTGCGGAAACTTTTCAGATTCGTGAGCCCCtcctcctcatcttcatcttcaacttcaacTTCAACGCGTGGCTTCTTCGTCACTGGCCCTTCCTCTCCTTGCTGCGCAACCATCTCCTCTCCGCTGCCGTGATTCTCTTTCTCTGGGTAGCCGAGATCATTTTCTCCTTTTCTGTTCGATATAGGCTCCATCGGCGCCTCCGCCTGCGCCGGCGAGATCCCTACCTTCTCAATCTCTTCGGGTGTGACGGCGCCGGAAGAACGGCAGCACAGCACGACGAACATCAAACTCACGTACGTTGTGGGTTCCTAGGAAGTAAAGTGGGCCACCTCTATGTACCTGTGTGATGTACGGGCGCTCCTATAGACGCCGTGGGCGCCGGGCAGTTGGAGCGCGGGATCGCATGCAGGAGCCAGCCCGCGCGCACGACGCACACGTCTCGCCGCTCGACGGCCAGTTATTGGGCCGAGTCTCAATCTATCTAGATTATGTTTGTTGCTAATTTAAGAGTCAGGCAGTTTGTTTAGGGACTCTAGATATATTGGGCCTATTTGGTTTGGTTAGCTGCTTGGAGGCCCAAACCAGGCTCTAGGAAGCCACCGACCTTCAGGTATTGTAAAGGATATGTTAATCAAGGAATAGATAGATCGATCAGTTTTAAGTTTCCGTATAGTCATGTCACAACTCACAAGATGTTAACTCAGTTCCACCATTACACACGGTGGATAAAATGTACACTCGAAATTCAAAAGGTAAATGAATGAGGCGAATTAGAATGAAAGAATATGTCAGGCAGGTAGCTATAGCTATTACGTGACACAATTAGTACTAGGTAACAGAGTTGCGGGCGAGGCTGCTTCATTCTGTTGCAAGCTTCATACGGCGATTTCCAAGCCTCGGAAACACTACTTGTTCTGCTAGCTGGAGAATAGAGCGACCAAAATTTCAAGCAGGGGCATGCCCAGACCTCTTCTTCTCTCTTGGAGGTATCTTCAGCAAATGCTTCATGGTGTCATATGCGGTGAAACCAATGGCCACTGAGGGCACCACCTACAAAATGATCCATGTTTTTTAACATTACGCATAAAAACATGACAATCATAGTACACATCTGAATACAAGTAAAGGCAGTATTCAACAAGTAAAACAGTTAGTTAGTAAACAGAAATCATCAAGATAAAGCATGCTATTCAATAGGGAGAATCCAGTTAATTCAAATTTAACAAGACCAATTTGCCTATAAGAAAAGTCACAAGCTACGAACAAGAACCTGGGTTACTAATAAAAGGTCCACATTCCAGATAAGGTTACAGTTACAGAGGATTCCTGGCCAAGGGTTCTAAAGAGCACATCAAGCATCGAAAAGAAAGGTATAAACTGATAAACGTTTCAATAAAATAAGAAGCTACTTGTCTATTTTTGTGTGCCATCACAGATCTCGAATATTATGTCTTATAAATTCAGGCAGAAATAAAAAATATGCATAAGTACTTTCACAACAAAGTTACAAAACTTGGGACAATTCTAACCACGAATGCAGGACGCTCAGACACTGTTATAGTGGGACAGTTGCAGTAGGTTTTGTTCAGTGTGTTTGGGAACTAAATAGCCGGAAAAAATGTGGCCGTGCAACTTGGCATAGAACTAAACACCTAAGCATGTCAACTCTAGTGAGTTGAACCAAAATGTCAACGATTATCTTCATAAATACCTTGATGTAATTGAGGCTCAGGCCAGCAAATAATTGTCTCCAACCCTGTGTTTGTTTAATGGACATAAGACCCTGGAATGTGCCCGTTATTCGTGGCCCACCAAATTGTTCGTGTTGTTGCTGACTCTGAACCTACAACAGCAGGAgcaaacacacacaaaaaaaaaagtcaGAATGATGAAGTGACTATCAAGAACATCAGTATCTTcttatgatgataataataaacaGAGACTGCAAACATGATACCTGCATCTGCCTCCTGACAACATCTAAAGGATAAGTAAGAGTCTGTCCAAATAAACCAGCAGCAGCACCACATGACAGCTTCAATGTTACAGAACTTTTGTAATCTTCTGGTACATGTGCCTTCAGTCCTTCATATATGTAGAACTTAAGACCAGCATAAGGAAGTATCCCCATGAGCGTTGGACCTGATGAAGAATGGTTCAGATTTGAGCCCTGACTCTGAACAGTATAACTATACATCCACAAGTAATAAATTCATCCAGACATAACTAAAATATGCTGTGCCTGAATCTAAACTGCTTATAGCGCCTAGTGAGCTGACTAAATTCTGAAGAGTATAACTACATCAACAAGTAATAAATTCATCCAGACATAACTAAAATATGATGTGCCTGAATCTAAACTGCTTATAGCGCCTAGTGAGCTTTCTAGAGATTTCCAAGTGCTTGAACAATTAATGATAATACAGCATATGAAGGGAATAACCATACCTACACCTCGGTAAAGAGCCCGCGCTCCACCTTCTGAGTGAACACCTCTAAAGACATCAATTATTCCTCCATATGCTGGCTGAGGACTTCCCCTTTTCAAAGCTCTGCTGAATTGGTCTGAACTATTGACCTATGACGAAAGATAAACATCAACTATTCAGCCCTGAAAGCTACTCTGGCTTGATGTGTGAATTTCAAATAGAAATTGAAGACTTCAATTTTGGAACAAGCACGTTTAAGCATTTTGATGTAGAAGATAACCTAACAGGGTGGTGGGTACCAGCAAGAAATTTTCAGTTACCCACCAATTTGGCCAAAAGAACTACAGTTACTGGCTTACAGCCAGTTACATGAACCCGACGTGGTAACAAGGTGGGTAGAAAGATTATTCATGTGGTAGGGATGTAAATACTACTCCCTTTGTTTGACAAATAAATACTACTGATTTCCTGTGTACAGATCTCCAGACAGAAAAATTAGCTACACTTTTTCTTAAAAAGTGAGAAAACTAAGGCATGTcagaaataatcttcatttgatcaATTCATAAAATGCTCATATAAACATTGATTATGATGAAATATAATTGTTAGAGATCAAAACTTTGTTGATCGAACAAGTTATCTATCGCTGTTATTATTTATGAAGCAACTTATCTTAAACATTATATCCTTGATCCAAAAAGTATAGATGTTCAAGTAAAGATTTAGTAATCCAGAATGACAAAAGGAAGGTGATGAAGGACTTGAGATCGTAAAGACAAAATTACTAGTGCAAAAGGAAAAACCTGGAAGGCAAGCTTAGTCCGGGCCAAATCCAAGGGATAAGTGCACAATACAGCAGTTCCCCCTGATGCTGAACCAGCTAAAAGATCTACTAAAGGCCCTGTTCCCAGTGAGGGACA
Coding sequences within:
- the LOC136455039 gene encoding uncharacterized protein, with protein sequence MFVVLCCRSSGAVTPEEIEKVGISPAQAEAPMEPISNRKGENDLGYPEKENHGSGEEMVAQQGEEGPVTKKPRVEVEVEDEDEEEGLTNLKSFRKNWLKVMSPFVGPLEAITGTEIGPKHYTESGPPRFGGIDYDALEIFSLKVTEIKEGLEWPLRVFGLVAVRDSMDSKGNMLFRRSKENCAPSPHRRGMYDPFLELTGPSRAIALIDAPEFVVELRVIGSSPSEEKLLSAAIFRYDNNSYGARSSAGQVQTRIVSTKPNTIELKYSHLKVPLEATIEIHH
- the LOC136450358 gene encoding mitochondrial carrier protein CoAc1-like encodes the protein MGTPSQGSAAVAAARVDLCALDLMPVFAKEMIAGGVAGAFSKTAIAPLERVKILLQTRTNEFGSLGVLKSLKKLRQLDGVMGFYKGNGASVLRIVPYAALHYMAYERYRCWILNNCPSLGTGPLVDLLAGSASGGTAVLCTYPLDLARTKLAFQVNSSDQFSRALKRGSPQPAYGGIIDVFRGVHSEGGARALYRGVGPTLMGILPYAGLKFYIYEGLKAHVPEDYKSSVTLKLSCGAAAGLFGQTLTYPLDVVRRQMQVQSQQQHEQFGGPRITGTFQGLMSIKQTQGWRQLFAGLSLNYIKVVPSVAIGFTAYDTMKHLLKIPPREKKRSGHAPA